A stretch of Triticum aestivum cultivar Chinese Spring chromosome 1D, IWGSC CS RefSeq v2.1, whole genome shotgun sequence DNA encodes these proteins:
- the LOC123178717 gene encoding uncharacterized protein — protein MEQFEDGHHVRLRSRERGTYLHADDDGLGVSLSRRRASMNAAWAVHIYQGDGGAQYLLLHSAAYGRYLGATDAPALRGHIESRVEQCDYGPWEEEAIRWQAAGIGSGDNILLRHVGGRRLRANGRYLSVDDSDSAGTMMHWVVERIPSREDTPRLAAPTGLRLPRSLSFMLPWRVIQVEQAGADESNASFPWASLVFRGRSAYHLRKKLASRLGVAMDVSNLVMCVRAGMHGRPTPLVIDLPRSRQTLDIIVFMAGTPAHADLRYPNVNAE, from the exons ATGGAGCAGTTCGAGGACGGCCACCACGTGCGGCTGCGGAGCCGCGAGCGCGGCACGTACCTGCACGCCGACGACGACGGGCTTGGCGTCTCCCTGAGCCGGCGCCGCGCGTCGATGAACGCGGCTTGGGCGGTGCACATCTACCAGGGAGATGGCGGTGCCCAGTACTTGCTCCTCCACAGCGCCGCCTACGGCCGCTACCTCGGCGCCACGGACGCGCCGGCGCTGCGAGGCCACATTGAGAGCCGCGTCGAGCAGTGCGACTACGGGCCGTGGGAGGAGGAGGCCATCAGGTGGCAGGCCGCCGGGATCGGCTCGGGGGACAATATCCTGCTCCGCCACGTcggcggccgccgcctccgcgccaacGGGAGGTACCTCAGCGTCGACGACTCCGACAGCGCCGGCACGATGATGCATTGGGTCGTGGAGCGCATCCCCTCCAGGGAGGACACGCCTCGCCTTGCAGCTCCGACTGGG CTCCGCCTCCCCAGAAGCCTCAGCTTCATGTTGCCGTGGCGGGTGATCCAGGTCGAGCAGGCAGGCGCCGACGAGTCCAACGCCAGCTTCCCCTGGGCCTCACTCGTATTCAGGGGCAGGTCCGCGTACCACCTGAGGAAGAAGCTGGCCAGCCGGCTGGGTGTCGCCATGGACGTCTCCAACCTCGTCATGTGCGTCCGAGCGGGTATGCACGGGCGGCCTACCCCACTGGTCATCGACCTGCCCCGCAGCAGGCAGACCCTCGACATCATCGTCTTCATGGCGGGGACGCCAG CCCATGCAGACCTGCGGTACCCGAATGTCAATGCAGAGTAG